In Deltaproteobacteria bacterium, the DNA window CTAATTTCAGGCTCGCGATCGTAGCCTGCGATGGTAGGCCTGTCGATAGGCGTAGCGCGTTGGTTCTCTATGTCCTGTTTTCGCACCGCGACTATGGTACAGTCCTGCCGCGATCTTGCCGGGGCCAACAACGCGCACGACACAAGCTCACCGTGCAATGGCCGGTATGCCAGGACAGGGTAGCCGCGATAGGTCTTGAAGACGTGTATCTGGTAGAGCAACGGATTTCTGTATGATTCCTCATGCTGTCACCTCCGCTTTGCTGAATGGGCACGGAGAACCGCTTTGCCGCTTTTTGCGCGAAGCCTATTTCGCGGAGCCGAAACAGGGAAGCTTTGCTGTCACGAGCAGTGCTACAACCAGCGAAGACGTGGTTCAACTGGCGAAGTCGCTCCAGCTGATCGAAGAGCGTGGTCCCCACGGGTTTCGTTTAACACCGCTTGGCTACGAGCTAGGGAACTTTGCCAAGGAGTATTGCAGCTGGATCGATCACGGACGCGCCTTACCTGAAGGGGTGACACCCGAACTCTTGACCGGTAAGCGAGTACTCGACGTCGGCTGTAGTTCTGGACGCCATCTTGTGAATTTTCTCAAGCATGGTGCGACGGGGTATGGTCTTGATTTTCAGGAGAACTACTTGCGATTGTCTCGTGTCTTTGCTGCGTGGGAGCACGTGCCTCCGCCCCATGTCTTTCGTGGCGATGGACAAGTATTGCCGTTTAGAAGTGAAGAGTTTGATGTGGTGTTCTGTCGCTTGGTGATCAACTATCTGGATGTCAATCTCACGGTGTCTGAGTTTGGCCGCGTGCTGCGCAAGAACGGGACCCTGATATTGCTGACGGAAACCGCGCGGTCTGCGGCGCGCGATTTGCTGAGACTGCGCTGGCTTGGCAATCGCCGCGCGGTGGCATATTCGCTCCTCGGCTTTGCCAATGCGCTAATTCTGCAAACCACAGGACGGCAATTCCGCGTTCGCAGCCCAGGACGCATGCATCGGTCGCATTCGCCGGTGTGGCCCACACGTCCGTGGCTCGTGCGATGCCTTGCCCGTCACGGCTTTGTGCTCCAACCCGACCGCGCGCAGAAAAATGTCGAACCCTTTGCGTTATTCGTCGCTGTACGCAACGGTTGAACACGCCTACGTTTTCTTGCAACGACAGCTACGCTCAGCTATACCTCTTCAAAGACGACAGGCAACCCGAGCAACACCAACCTTGGCAACCTGTCGCTGCAAGTAGTC includes these proteins:
- a CDS encoding methyltransferase domain-containing protein; the encoded protein is MIPHAVTSALLNGHGEPLCRFLREAYFAEPKQGSFAVTSSATTSEDVVQLAKSLQLIEERGPHGFRLTPLGYELGNFAKEYCSWIDHGRALPEGVTPELLTGKRVLDVGCSSGRHLVNFLKHGATGYGLDFQENYLRLSRVFAAWEHVPPPHVFRGDGQVLPFRSEEFDVVFCRLVINYLDVNLTVSEFGRVLRKNGTLILLTETARSAARDLLRLRWLGNRRAVAYSLLGFANALILQTTGRQFRVRSPGRMHRSHSPVWPTRPWLVRCLARHGFVLQPDRAQKNVEPFALFVAVRNG